One part of the Mesorhizobium sp. M4B.F.Ca.ET.058.02.1.1 genome encodes these proteins:
- a CDS encoding helix-turn-helix domain-containing protein has protein sequence MEVDRLSAGRLPSRIRQIQSPGKWALDLPEFNCAFRARGGFDPGSVALVAIERACGSTICGIALEDDLILAIPAGTSVTATVRPGLTYAVAIVPTATWMEIQSIAAGMVLERINDRPAAVRLATDEAQRLRSQMKSIADHLGTIASDPILLEQPPGAVVEYLGLVADAFAEGDSRETGTASSASRHFTQASAAEDFIRTHIREDIPIVRLCKEIGVSRRQLEYAFRTTFAVTPLEFIRALRLNEARRLLTTARANGLSVTTIAMDLGVTHLGRFAANYRLFFGESPKETLQRAGRS, from the coding sequence GTGGAAGTCGACAGGCTTTCGGCAGGCCGGCTTCCCTCGCGCATCCGGCAAATCCAGTCCCCCGGCAAGTGGGCGCTCGACCTGCCAGAATTCAATTGCGCCTTCCGCGCCAGGGGTGGTTTCGATCCAGGCTCCGTGGCGTTGGTGGCTATCGAGCGGGCCTGTGGGTCGACGATATGCGGCATTGCGCTCGAAGATGACTTGATCCTGGCAATCCCTGCCGGCACGAGCGTGACGGCGACGGTCCGGCCCGGTCTCACTTATGCTGTCGCCATTGTTCCGACCGCGACCTGGATGGAAATCCAGTCGATTGCGGCGGGGATGGTTCTCGAACGGATTAACGATCGCCCCGCGGCAGTTCGGCTCGCCACCGACGAAGCGCAAAGACTCAGAAGCCAGATGAAGTCGATAGCAGACCACCTCGGGACAATTGCAAGCGATCCAATTCTGCTTGAGCAGCCTCCAGGTGCAGTCGTGGAATATCTGGGGCTGGTGGCTGACGCCTTCGCGGAGGGAGACAGTCGTGAGACCGGGACAGCCAGTTCCGCGAGTCGTCATTTCACACAAGCGTCGGCGGCCGAGGATTTCATTCGCACTCATATCCGGGAAGACATTCCCATTGTTCGACTGTGCAAGGAAATCGGTGTCAGCCGTCGACAGCTCGAGTACGCCTTCCGCACCACATTTGCAGTGACCCCGCTCGAATTCATCAGAGCGCTCCGCCTCAACGAAGCCAGACGGCTCCTTACCACGGCGCGTGCAAACGGCTTGAGCGTTACAACGATTGCTATGGATTTGGGGGTCACCCATCTGGGCCGCTTCGCCGCGAACTACCGCCTCTTCTTCGGCGAGTCTCCGAAGGAAACACTTCAGCGTGCCGGGAGATCGTGA
- a CDS encoding pyridoxal phosphate-dependent aminotransferase codes for MRLRPPLTPIIAALPSTVPFVGPEAQERDRGHAFRARIGANESSFGPSPRVIARMTAIAGDMWMYCDPDNFDLKQAAAAHLGVGADNVVVGEGIDGLLSLVARMFVAPGDAVVTSLGAYPTFNFHVAGVGGRLVAVPYENDRESLDALLAAVVREKAPLVYLSNPDNPMGSWWEAAEIIRFIEALPETTMLVLDEAYGELGPASALPPIDVSRPNVIRMRTFSKAYGLAGIRCGYAVAEPQVIRDFEKIRNHYGVSRMAQIAGVEALADQAFLESVVARVAAGRRRIAAIAETNGLRPLPSATNFVTIDCGSDGAFAMKVLQGLLSRDVFIRKPMAPKLDRCIRVSVGLDHELDIFAEELPGALAAARGN; via the coding sequence ATGCGCCTGCGCCCTCCCCTTACGCCGATCATCGCCGCGCTTCCCTCGACGGTGCCGTTTGTCGGTCCGGAGGCGCAGGAGCGCGACCGCGGGCACGCCTTCCGCGCGCGCATCGGCGCCAACGAGAGCAGCTTCGGGCCCTCGCCGCGTGTCATTGCCCGCATGACTGCCATCGCCGGCGACATGTGGATGTATTGCGACCCCGACAATTTTGACCTCAAGCAGGCCGCGGCCGCGCATCTCGGCGTCGGCGCCGACAATGTGGTGGTCGGCGAAGGCATAGACGGGCTGCTCAGCCTGGTGGCGCGTATGTTTGTGGCGCCGGGCGACGCGGTGGTGACCTCGCTCGGCGCCTACCCGACCTTCAACTTCCATGTGGCCGGCGTCGGCGGAAGGCTGGTCGCGGTGCCTTACGAGAATGACCGGGAAAGCCTGGACGCCCTGCTCGCGGCGGTGGTCAGGGAAAAGGCGCCGCTGGTCTACCTTTCCAACCCCGACAATCCGATGGGCAGTTGGTGGGAGGCTGCAGAGATCATTCGCTTCATCGAGGCGCTGCCCGAGACCACCATGCTTGTGCTCGACGAGGCCTATGGCGAGCTTGGGCCAGCCTCGGCGCTGCCGCCGATCGACGTGTCCCGCCCGAACGTCATCCGCATGCGCACCTTCTCAAAGGCCTATGGGCTGGCCGGCATACGTTGCGGCTACGCGGTGGCCGAGCCGCAGGTGATCCGCGATTTCGAGAAGATCCGCAATCATTACGGCGTCAGCCGCATGGCGCAGATCGCCGGTGTCGAAGCGCTGGCCGACCAGGCCTTCCTGGAAAGCGTGGTGGCGCGCGTCGCCGCCGGCCGGCGGCGCATTGCCGCAATTGCCGAGACCAACGGGCTGAGGCCCCTGCCCTCGGCGACCAACTTCGTCACCATAGACTGTGGCAGTGACGGCGCCTTCGCGATGAAGGTGCTGCAAGGACTTTTGTCGCGCGACGTGTTCATCCGCAAACCGATGGCGCCGAAGCTCGACCGCTGCATAAGGGTCAGCGTCGGACTTGATCACGAGCTCGACATCTTCGCCGAAGAACTGCCCGGCGCGCTGGCCGCGGCGCGGGGGAACTGA
- a CDS encoding acylphosphatase, with product MANQQRAVRASVHGRVQGVSYRVWTRSEAVRLGLTGWVRNESDGTVTAMLAGTDAAVSTMIDRLWQGPRGAVVLTVEIEQMEPHSPPVDFRIIA from the coding sequence ATGGCCAACCAGCAAAGGGCAGTGCGGGCCAGCGTTCATGGCAGGGTGCAAGGCGTCAGCTACAGGGTCTGGACGCGGAGCGAAGCCGTGCGGCTCGGGCTCACCGGCTGGGTGCGCAACGAGAGCGACGGCACGGTGACGGCCATGCTCGCGGGAACCGACGCTGCCGTTTCGACAATGATCGACCGTTTGTGGCAAGGGCCAAGGGGTGCCGTGGTCTTGACGGTCGAGATCGAGCAAATGGAACCGCACAGCCCACCCGTTGACTTCCGGATAATCGCCTAG
- a CDS encoding TetR/AcrR family transcriptional regulator, with protein MARTTGSDGEKTEAAVREAAASLIARLGYEAMSMRLLAAEVGVQAAALYRYFPTKEDLLFTLMREHMEGLLQAWEAARPAGADPVARLAAYVENHIAFHIERRHATHVSNMELRSLSHDRLTLILKQRSAYEKELRAILRDGAEDGVFAIDDIGLTAMALIQMMTGVIVWFRPGERLSIGEVTTSYLSMTMRLVGATIRQGRARDVVAL; from the coding sequence ATGGCGCGGACGACGGGTTCCGACGGGGAAAAGACCGAAGCGGCCGTCCGCGAGGCGGCGGCGAGCCTAATCGCGCGCCTCGGCTACGAGGCGATGTCGATGCGTCTGCTGGCGGCGGAAGTCGGCGTGCAGGCCGCCGCGCTCTATCGCTATTTCCCAACCAAGGAAGACCTGCTGTTCACGCTGATGCGCGAGCATATGGAAGGGCTGCTGCAGGCCTGGGAAGCGGCGCGTCCGGCCGGCGCCGATCCGGTGGCGCGGCTCGCCGCCTATGTCGAAAACCATATCGCCTTTCATATCGAGCGCCGCCACGCCACGCATGTCTCGAACATGGAGCTGCGCAGCCTTTCGCACGACCGGCTGACGCTGATCCTCAAGCAGCGCTCGGCCTATGAGAAGGAACTTCGCGCCATCCTGCGCGACGGCGCGGAGGACGGCGTCTTTGCGATCGACGACATCGGGCTCACCGCCATGGCGCTGATCCAGATGATGACCGGCGTCATCGTCTGGTTCCGGCCGGGCGAGCGGCTGTCGATCGGCGAAGTCACCACGTCATATCTTTCGATGACAATGCGCCTGGTCGGCGCGACAATCCGCCAAGGGCGCGCCAGGGACGTCGTGGCGCTCTGA